In one window of Candidatus Scalindua sp. DNA:
- a CDS encoding VanZ family protein, translated as MIKLLIFIKTNWAVFTLFTLAVITTFSLWPLEKLPPVPGTDKTHHLIAYAVLMFPTALRKPDKWILFGLLFIAYSGVIELFQPYVNRYGEWLDIAANTAGVVCGLIIAELINNFFPVISNSSR; from the coding sequence ATGATTAAACTACTGATCTTTATAAAAACCAATTGGGCTGTTTTCACACTGTTTACCCTTGCAGTCATAACGACCTTTTCTCTCTGGCCATTGGAAAAATTACCACCGGTACCAGGAACTGATAAAACCCACCATTTGATTGCTTATGCCGTTTTGATGTTTCCTACGGCTTTACGCAAACCAGATAAATGGATACTGTTCGGTTTATTATTTATAGCTTACAGCGGCGTAATCGAATTATTTCAACCATATGTAAATCGTTACGGAGAGTGGCTGGATATTGCAGCAAACACTGCTGGAGTAGTTTGTGGTTTGATCATCGCAGAGCTGATAAATAATTTTTTCCCGGTAATTTCAAATAGTTCCCGGTAA
- a CDS encoding site-specific integrase encodes MSPIRKIGDTWYSDIYVNGKRVRKKLSSNRNTAQKIYNRLVSSNQLAAFGIVQEGYPLDRLKNDFLQEIKPHILPKTYHDSETILNNAFEQMQGVQLATLRSLLNGYINSRIQAGKSAKILNRTIGLFKRVIAYGIQTKVITFDPIADIKYFKERRPARRVLTHEEITSLLNHSGKYKIIWLTFLSTGVRLSELISLTWGDVDLDKGMISVRQSKTNAGVREIPISPGLMVELKKMVDRKGYVFKTKIGTQYKNNLLRRFKECIAKAGIDPDGLNLHSLRHTFATILASNNTHPKHIQALLGHKSAITSLDIYTKVYTEDLKRIIQNVKVC; translated from the coding sequence ATGTCACCTATTCGCAAAATCGGAGATACTTGGTATTCTGATATCTACGTAAACGGAAAACGGGTCCGAAAAAAGCTGAGTTCAAACAGGAACACAGCGCAAAAGATCTATAACAGGCTGGTTTCAAGCAATCAGCTTGCGGCGTTCGGTATCGTTCAAGAAGGTTATCCGCTTGACAGGCTGAAAAATGATTTCTTACAAGAGATCAAACCGCACATACTTCCCAAAACATATCACGACTCAGAAACAATCCTTAACAATGCCTTTGAACAAATGCAGGGCGTTCAATTGGCCACCCTGAGAAGCTTATTGAATGGGTATATTAACTCACGGATTCAGGCAGGAAAATCGGCCAAGATCCTGAACCGTACAATAGGATTATTCAAGCGTGTAATTGCCTATGGTATCCAAACAAAGGTGATCACATTTGATCCCATTGCAGATATTAAATATTTCAAAGAGAGAAGGCCAGCAAGGCGGGTATTGACTCATGAAGAGATCACCAGCTTGTTGAATCATTCAGGGAAATACAAAATTATTTGGTTGACGTTTCTATCCACAGGCGTAAGGCTTTCAGAGCTTATTAGCTTGACATGGGGTGACGTGGATCTTGATAAGGGAATGATATCGGTAAGGCAATCAAAGACCAATGCAGGAGTGCGAGAGATACCCATATCACCCGGCTTGATGGTTGAGTTAAAGAAGATGGTGGACCGGAAAGGGTACGTATTCAAGACCAAAATCGGGACTCAGTACAAAAACAATTTACTAAGGCGCTTTAAGGAATGTATTGCCAAGGCGGGTATTGATCCTGACGGGCTTAATCTGCATAGTTTGCGGCATACGTTCGCTACAATTTTGGCAAGTAATAACACTCACCCGAAACATATTCAGGCGTTATTGGGACACAAGAGCGCGATTACTTCTCTTGATATTTATACGAAAGTTTACACTGAGGATCTTAAAAGGATTATCCAGAATGTCAAAGTGTGCTGA